DNA from Methanomassiliicoccus luminyensis B10:
TTCACATCAACGGTGTTGCATATTGGTTCCTGAAAAGGAAACTATCAAACGCTCCAATAGTACTGACCATGCATCATTTGGTGAACGATGCAGTCCGAGGCAACAATCTGTCGAGTCTAGGACGCATCAAGAGATTTGGAAGTGAGAACGGACCGCTGATCCCCTTAATCGAGTCAAGATGCATAAGTTGTGCAGATCTTATTCTGGCAAATAGCGAATATACCCGAAAAAGAGTGATTGAGGAATACAAAATCGAAGAAAGGAAGGTACATGTCGTATATCAGGCAATAAACGTCGATGATTCACAAGTCAATGAATTGAAAATGGGGAACATTAGAGATAAATATGACTTGCATGGGAAAAAAGTGGTCTTGTTTGCAGGCAGGGTGGACGATCCTCGGAAAGGTCTCGACATACTTCTCTCAGCTATTGGCGATATAAAGGAAAGAACGGACTACGCTATTGTCATAGCTGGGAGTGGCAGTCAGGAACACGCGATGGAGATTGCACGATCTCTTGGTATTGAAGACCGGATAAGGTTCACTGGATTCGTCGATGATTCGACACTCTATAACCTATTCGCACTTTGTGACGTATATGTGTGCCCGAGCCGGCTGGAAGGCTTTGGTCGAACCATACTTGAAGCCTTGCACTTCAACAAACAAGTGGTTGCTTCTGATGTAGGTGCGATTTCCGAGATAGCAGATGAGTGTGTGTGTCTGGTGCCGCCCGAAGATTACGTTGAGTTGGGGAAGGCGATTCTATCGGCGATTGATGGGCAAAATAGCAGAGGGGAAACGACCCCATCGCATGTCAGGGACAGGTTCTCTTGGAAGGACGCCACCGACCAGACGAACGCGATTTACTCATGGATACATACGACTTGGTCCTCGCGAGAGGATGGCCATCCTCAGACACCTTCCGCCACCCGTAGGAACAAGATATAATCTGGGGATGGCTGAAATTTTCAGCTCCTCGGTTCTCGACCTTTGAGCTCGCCCTTTACATATGACCACATATCGAGGGGATTCATGACGCTCATCATGAATCTCATGTCCTCTTTCCCCAATTCCCTGAATATGAACAGCAAGGACGTGAAGACGGCATAGCTGACCATTAGCAAGAGCAGCGCGTCATACCAGTGGGTGATGCTCCAGACTCCCGAGATGGCCTCCAGCGTCAGACCGGTGAGCAAAGCCCCCACCAAGTGCAGAAGTAATCGGGGGTTCGACCGTGTCCCTGTTAGGTTGAACGCCAATCGGCGGGCGATAAAGAAAATTGCCGCACATCCGAATATTCTAGCTATAGCGGCTCCGGTATCCCCGAGGGCCAGGAGGTCAATCCCACCTATGTGCGTAGGAACAAGAACCAAGAAAAAGGCGAAACCGGTGACCACTTGGATAATCGTCAGTTTCGCCACTGCGGTAGGACGATTAAACGCGCCTATCTGAGCGATATAAGCGACGTTGATGATCTCTAGGAACATAGCAATGGCCAGGAATCTCAATGATCCCCCGCCGCCTCTGAACTCCGTTCCGAATAACAAGGCCATGATGTCTTCGGAGAAGACTACTAAGATTGCTATCAATGGAATTGAAATCATTGATGTGTACCGTTCGGAGGCCCAGGTCAGGGTCTGTATTTGTTCGTTACCATTCTCCGTGTGGAGCTTTGAGAATGTAGGGAAAACCAGCGAGGAGATGGCAATCCCAATCACACTAATCATCAATACAATGGACCAACTCGCCGAATAATAGCCCACCTCGATGTTGGTCCAGAATACCCCCAATAGGAGTTTGTCCAGGTTGGAGGACACTGTGGCCATAACCGTTACTAAGGCATAGGGGATTGCGAAGGCCACGTAATGGTGCACCAACCTCGGCCTCTTCCAAATGATCTTTTCTCTGGACAGAAGGTAAAGGCTAGATACCATTAACCCGAATCCGCCGATAACATATGCCACCACGAAGCTCACGGCGCTCATCCCGCCCAGGGCGAAGATGACTATGAGGGGCAGGCGTAGAAGCGGATCTATCATGTTTGACGTTTGGGTCCTCGCGGTCTCCTGTCTTGCATCGAATGTAGCAATGGCGATACTGGCCACATCATAGAATACATAGTACAGGATGAACAGAATGACCATGAGCAAGCCATCCCCCTCCAATTGCCTGTACGAGGAAGTAAATAAGAGGAATATGGTCATAAATAGGACCATCAAACCCGTGAGGGACAGCTTGCATAGAGTAAAAGTGCTGATGCACTCGCCGATGTCCTTTCCTTCAGACACACGTTTGATGTGCGCAGTATTAAAACCAAGGTCGGCGACCGTATTGAAAATCACCACCAGGGCCATGGCCCAGGAGAATGAGCCAAAAGTTTCAGCCCCCAGATAACGTGTCATTATCGACAAGCCAGCGAAGGAAAGGATGGCATTGAGAGTCAGGACCACCATTATTAAAAATGATTTGCGACCTAACACGGACTCCTCAGGGGAGATTAACTATATGTATTATCCCCCATCTCCTTCCCCAAATAATCATTCCATGTGTATCATCAACAGACATCGTGAAGGGCCTGGGAAAATGGTTTTGGATACCTTCATGATGTGGTCGGGGAACACATCGCATAGCCGCGGTGGAGGAGGGCCTGGTGTGCCAAAGGAGGAAGGTGTGACTGGAGTGGGGGCAACACACGCCGAGCGCACTGTCCGGGGAACGGATGGCTACGAGTTCAGTGAATGATATGATCCTGCTAACAACCTGCCAAGTAATGGTATGTCAAACAAAGATAATGAATGTGGAAGGACGCGAAGAGATATATATTGCCAGGTAATTCAACTCGGAAATGAGAGAGTTTGTCAGCCCAGCAAACGTGTCCATAGAAAATTTCAGGTACAATGGTTACCGGTCTTATGCCGAATATAACTATCTAAAGCCCGGCTTTGCTTCTAAAATCAAGCTTTGGCATTTTAACATGGCATTGGAGCTCACAGCCCATATCCCGCAAAACGCCACTGTCATTGATTTTGGCTGTTGTGATGGTGCATTTATACCTACTCTGTCAAAATACTTCCGCCATGTCATAGCCGTAGATACGGATGAAACTATGGTATCTATTGCCAAAAAGGTCGTCGAGGAGATGCACCTTGATAATGTTGAGGTCCTCTGCAACACCGGGATGACCCTGGCACAGTCTGTTGCCAACATCGGTGGGAAGCACGATGTCGTCTACCTCCTAGAAGTAATCGAACATTGTGGTGAGATAGATAGACCCTACCCGTCCAGACTAGAGATGCTACAGGAATTGTCGAAGCTCTCGGACAACATCGTCCTGTCGGTACCGGTCATGGTAGGCATCCCGTTCCTATTGCAACGGATAGGATTTGAAATATTAAATGTCGACTCCGAGGAGCTATCCTTGAA
Protein-coding regions in this window:
- a CDS encoding glycosyltransferase family 4 protein, yielding MKIAFVTIEYPPNLIGGAGLYAKGLADGLAEANEVFVFTPSIGLEQIVEQGQKPTIVPIRLPFPKLFPALQFWLLLPKYIKKYESEKKFDIIHINGVAYWFLKRKLSNAPIVLTMHHLVNDAVRGNNLSSLGRIKRFGSENGPLIPLIESRCISCADLILANSEYTRKRVIEEYKIEERKVHVVYQAINVDDSQVNELKMGNIRDKYDLHGKKVVLFAGRVDDPRKGLDILLSAIGDIKERTDYAIVIAGSGSQEHAMEIARSLGIEDRIRFTGFVDDSTLYNLFALCDVYVCPSRLEGFGRTILEALHFNKQVVASDVGAISEIADECVCLVPPEDYVELGKAILSAIDGQNSRGETTPSHVRDRFSWKDATDQTNAIYSWIHTTWSSREDGHPQTPSATRRNKI
- a CDS encoding flippase; translation: MLGRKSFLIMVVLTLNAILSFAGLSIMTRYLGAETFGSFSWAMALVVIFNTVADLGFNTAHIKRVSEGKDIGECISTFTLCKLSLTGLMVLFMTIFLLFTSSYRQLEGDGLLMVILFILYYVFYDVASIAIATFDARQETARTQTSNMIDPLLRLPLIVIFALGGMSAVSFVVAYVIGGFGLMVSSLYLLSREKIIWKRPRLVHHYVAFAIPYALVTVMATVSSNLDKLLLGVFWTNIEVGYYSASWSIVLMISVIGIAISSLVFPTFSKLHTENGNEQIQTLTWASERYTSMISIPLIAILVVFSEDIMALLFGTEFRGGGGSLRFLAIAMFLEIINVAYIAQIGAFNRPTAVAKLTIIQVVTGFAFFLVLVPTHIGGIDLLALGDTGAAIARIFGCAAIFFIARRLAFNLTGTRSNPRLLLHLVGALLTGLTLEAISGVWSITHWYDALLLLMVSYAVFTSLLFIFRELGKEDMRFMMSVMNPLDMWSYVKGELKGREPRS
- a CDS encoding class I SAM-dependent methyltransferase, whose product is MREFVSPANVSIENFRYNGYRSYAEYNYLKPGFASKIKLWHFNMALELTAHIPQNATVIDFGCCDGAFIPTLSKYFRHVIAVDTDETMVSIAKKVVEEMHLDNVEVLCNTGMTLAQSVANIGGKHDVVYLLEVIEHCGEIDRPYPSRLEMLQELSKLSDNIVLSVPVMVGIPFLLQRIGFEILNVDSEELSLKDLLTVGLFYNTDEVEKRWDHGHVGFDHRKLENVMDGPFEIVKKRSGFFQNVYHIKAIP